Part of the Pseudomonas sp. M30-35 genome is shown below.
CTTCGGCGACAATTGGGCCAATATCGAGCTGGCGAATACGCGAGCACGATTGTGCGGCAGCGGACAATGGGATGGTGTTAGTCACCACCAACTCGTCCAATACCGAATTCTCAAGATTCTCGATGGCGCGACCCGACAGTACAGCGTGGGTGGCGTAAGCGAAAACCTTGGCAGCGCCGTGTTCTTTCAGTGCTTTGGCACCGTGGCACAAAGTGCCAGCGGTATCGACCATGTCGTCAACCAGAATGCACGTGCGGCCTTCCACGTCACCGATGATGTGCATCACCTCGGAGTGGTTAGCTTTTTCGCGGCGCTTATCGATAATCGCCAGATCAACACCCAGAGACTTGGCTACAGCACGCGCACGCACTACACCGCCAATGTCAGGGGAAACGATCATCAGATTTTCGAAGCGTTGATCTTCAATATCATCCACCAAAACTGGGGAGCCGTAGATGTTATCTACTGGGATATCGAAGAAACCTTGAATCTGGTCAGCGTGCAGGTCGACAGTGAGAACACGGTCAATGCCTACAACGGTGAGCATGTCAGCCACGACTTTAGCGCTGATTGCAACGCGAGCGGAACGCGGACGGCGATCCTGGCGTGCATAGCCAAAGTAGGGGATCACAGCAGTGATTCGGGTCGCTGATGAGCGGCGGAAGGCGTCAGCCATCACTACCAGTTCCATCAGGTTATCGTTTGTTGGCGCGCACGTCGGCTGAATCAGGAAGACGTCTTTACCACGAACGTTTTCGTTGATTTCAATGCTGATTTCACCGTCGGAAAACTTACCGACAGAAGCATCGCCGAGGGGGATGTGCAGCTGGCGTACAATACGCCGCGCCAGATCGGGGTTAGCATTCCCCGTAAAGACCATCATCTTGGACACGCGCAGTACCTACCGGCTGAGGGTATACCTGGATGAGTATAGAAAATGGCAGGGGCGGCTGGATTCGAACCAACGCATGGCAGGATCAAAACCTGCTGCCTTACCGCTTGGCGACGCCCCTGTATCGTGTTTCATTGCTGATGCTTGTAGCTTGATCCAGACATTAAAGCCTAATAATCAGACATTAATGGCAGGGGCGGCTGGATTCGAACCAACGCATGGCAGGATCAAAACCTGCTGCCTTACCGCTTGGCGACGCCCCTATCTGGTGTAACTAACTACTTTGCATCTACTTCCTGTCCAATTCTTGCAGCGCTCGGTGCAACATCGAGATGTTACGCCCTTGTGCAACAAAACTTGGCAAAGTGGCTGGAAGTTGGCGGGCGACTTTACCAGCATCGACCTCATTTGGGAAGCTCCCAAATACACAAGCTCCAGTGCCAGTTAATCTTGCAGGAACAAATTTGTTCAACAAGATCAAAGCGTTACGTACTTCTGGATAACGCTTTTCTACAACTGGCTGGCAATCATTTCGACCGCCCCCCTCAAGAAGGCTGCGAACTTTAATGGGCGGCGAATCGCGTGTCAACTCGGCGTCAGAGAAAATTTCTACTGTGGGTACAAGTACTTGCGGTATTGCCACGAGAAACCAGGGTTCCGGAAGCTCTATTGGCGTCAGTTTTTCACCTATGCCTTCAGCAAATGCAGCATGCCCACGAACGAATACCGGAACGTCTGCACCCAGCGTCAAGCCTATGTTTGCCAGTTCGTCGAGGCCGCAGTTCAGTTGCCATAAGCGGTTGAGGCCGAGCAGGGTGGTGGCAGCATCAGAGCTGCCACCACCGATACCGCCGCCCATCGGCAAGTTTTTTGAAAGCCAGATATCAGCGCCATGCGCACCATTGCCGTGTTTCTGCAGCATGCGTGCGGCGCGCACTATCAAGTTGCTGTCGTGAGGCACGCCGGTAATTTCAGTATGCAGGCGAATCTCACCGTCATCGCGCGGGGCAAAACTCAGCTCGTCACCAAAATCGAGAAACTGAAACAGGGTCTGCAACTCATGATAACCATCGGCGCGGCGGCCAAGGATGTGCAACATTAAGTTGAGTTTGGCGGGGGCGGGCAGGGTCAGTCGAGCGCCACTGTGATCAGGAACCGCAGTGGCGTGGTGTCGCGCAATCATTATTGTCCCAACTGGCGAGGTTGCCAGTCCTTGACCACGATGGTGACTTGCAGGTCTTGGCCGTGCAGCTTGATACGCTCTGGCAGCCAGTAACCGTTTTGCTCAACATAACTGAGATACTCGACTTGCCAGCCATCCTGGCTCAGCTGCGACAGGCGACTGTCAGTGTCTAAGGTTACATTGCTCTTGGTGTCTGGGGCTGGGAGGCCGCGGACCCACCACAGCAGGTGCGAGACGGGCAAGTTCATGCGCAGCTGTTCCTGCAGCAGAGCTTCGGGCGATTCGGCTTTATAGCGGCCTTTGTTGGCAACCTCGAGCAACACTTCGCCCGGGCGACCGGTCAGGCGCGCGGCACCTCCACCCAGAGGTCCGGAGAGGCGAATGTCAAAGTAGTCTTGGCGTTGCAGCCAAAACAGCGTGGCGCTCCCTGAGTCTTTTGGCGCACGGATTCCGATTTTTCCGCTGATTTGCCAAGCATCCAAAGCAGTTAGCTGCTCTTTATGAGCTTGCCAGGCGGCTTGATTTCCTTGGCCTTCAACGGATTCGTGGGAGGTCAAGCCGGCGCAGCCGGTCAGTACAGCGAGCACGCTGCATGCAATAAGGTGGCGCAAACGCATTAGGGTTTCTCTGCTCCTGTCAGGCGCTTTATGGTGCTGCGCAAGATTTCACTGTCGGGTTGTTTTTCCAAGGCGGTTGTCCAGACTTCCCGGGCTTTGCTTTGATTGCCCTGAACCCAAAGCACTTCGCCCAAGTGGGCCGCGACTTCATGGTCGGGGTAGTCTGCGAGCGCTTTACGGAGGAAGCGTTCAGCTTCATCAAGCTTGCCTAGGCGGTAATTAATCCAGCCTTTGCTATCGAGAATGGCCGGATCATTCGGGCTCAAGCGGTAAGCTTTGTCGATTAATTCGTCAGCTTCCTGATAGCGGGTGGTGCGGTCGGCCAGGGTGTAACCCAAGGCGTTCAGCGCCATGGTGTTTTCTGGATCACGCTCCAGAATAAAGCGCAGGTCGGTTTCCAACTGGTCTAGGTCGTCACGATCTTCGGCGAGCATTGCGCGGGTATATAGCAGGTTAAGGTCGTCCGGGAACTGCTCAAGCCCTTGATGGATCACCTGCCAGGCCATGTCTTCCTGTTTATTGTTAGCCAGCGCCTCCGCTTCGATCAAGTACAACTGGATCGCGTAATCAGGTTCGGCGCCGCGTGCTGCGCGGAGCTTGGCTGAGCCTTCGCTGGTGCGGCCGCTCGAAAAAAGGATCTCGGTCTGACGGGCTTGGGCGGGCAGATAATCATTGCCGGGGCCAACGAGGCTGTACTCAATCAGGGCGCTGTCCGGTTCATCCAGCTCTTCATAGGCGCGAGCGAGGTTGTAGTGTGCGGCGTCCACATGGCTGCCGCGCTCGACGAGTTCATCGAGATAAACAATCGCTTCTCGCCATGCTTCAGCCTCAAGGCAAACCAAGGCCAGCGAGAAGCGCAGGTCGTCGTCTTCCGGAAACTGTTGCACCAGCGATGAAAACTCGCCTTTAGCGTCTTCCATGCGGCCTTGTTCAACCAGGGAGCGTGCATAGGTCAGGCGCAAGCGCTTGTCGTCAGGGTGCTTGCGGATACCGTCTTCAAGTAGAGGCAATGCTTCATCGCCACGCTGCAAGCTGGTTAGCAGGCGGGCGTGGAGCAGCAGTGGCGCCACATCATCGGTTTTGGCTGGATGACTTTCGAGGAGTTCAAGGGCTTCCTCAGGGCGACCGTCTTCCTGCATCAGCAGGGCTTTGCCAAAAATCAGCTGGCCATTCTCGGGATACTTGGTCAGTAGCCGATCAAAGCTCTGTAGCAGTCCTGCGCGGGAGTCCGGGTCAGTTTCAGCGGCAGACAGGGCTAGAAAGTCGAAGTGTGTGTCGCCTTGGCGTTGCAGGACTTTCTCCATGTAAGTCATGGATTCGTCATAGCGTCCGGCGCGCGCCAATTGCACGGCCGCTGCGCGTTGCGCCTCGATCGAGTCGGGGGCGTTTTTCGCCCAGATCAACGCGGTGTCGAGAGCAGATTGATCTGCGCCCAGGTATTCGGCGATACGAAAGCCGCGTTCAGCAACGCCAGCATCTTGTGTCGCGTTAGCCTGCTGCACGTAATTGCCCAGCGCAATGTCGAAGCGATTGCGCTGACCCGCCATTTCAGCTGTCAGCAATGCCAGCAAAGTATCCTTGCTGAACGAGCCATAAACTTCGGGCTTGGCCGCTTGCTCAGTTGCGGTCGCGTCCTCTACCGGTGGCGAACCATCAGTCGAGGTATTAAAGGTTTGGCAGCCACCCAAAAAAGCCATGGCTGTCAGTAGCGCTAAAGATCTATTCATAGAGACGAGACGGCTAACCTGCGGTCGGAACATCATGACATAGGCCATTGGGCAAGCCCATGGGACAATTGGTCGGGCAATTCAACCAGCCCTCACTATTGCATGATGCTGAGTTAAAGCTGAGCAATGAACAACAGTGCAGCGCAAATATTTTACTAAAAACATTTAAATTTATCGGCTTTCCTGGTTCAGGCATCCCTTATCCGGGCCCGTCGGGCTGGATAAATTCTGCTTGAGATGTTGTGACAATAATCAGCGGTGGTTGTTCTCAATCGGTCGAAGTAGGACAATTGTCGGCTTATTTAATCTGTCAGCGATCATGCATGGCCTTTATTGCCCTCGGTATTAACCATAAAACCGCTTCGGTGGACGTCCGCGAACGCGTGGCTTTCACTCCAGAGCAGGTGGTTGAGGCATTGCAGTTACTCTGCCGGGATACGGCTAGCCGCGAAGCCGCCATACTTTCGACCTGTAATCGCAGTGAACTTTACATCGAGCAAGACACCCTCACATCGGAGGCGGTCCTGCAGTGGTTGGCGAAATACCACAATCTAAACTTCGAAGACCTGCGCGCCTGTGCTTATATTCATGAAAATGATGCGGCAGTTCGTCACATGATGCGTGTGGCTTCTGGCCTCGACTCCATGGTTTTGGGCGAACCGCAGATTCTCGGGCAAATGAAGTCAGCATTTGCGGTCGCACGCGAGGCTGGCACGATGGGGCCGTTGCTGGGGCGCCTGTTTCAGGCAACTTTCAGCACCGCCAAACAGGTCCGCACCGATACCACTATTGGTGAAAACCCGGTTTCCGTGGCATTTGCCGCGGTGAGCCTGGCCAAGCAGATCTTCAGTGACCTCAATCAAAGCCAAGCGTTGTTGATAGGTGCGGGTGAAACTATCAGCCTGGTCGCCCGGCACCTGCATGACCAAGGGGTTAAACGGATCGTCGTTGCCAACCGCACGTTGGAACGTGCAAGCACCTTGGCGGAACAATTTGGCGCACATGCGGTTTTGCTCTCGGACATTTCGCAGGAGCTTGCCAAAAGTGACATCGTTATCAGCTCGACCGCGAGCCAGTTACCGATTCTGGGTAAGGGCGCTGTAGAAAGCGCGCTCAAGCAGCGAAAGCACAAGCCGATTTTTATGGTTGATATCGCTGTCCCGCGGGATATTGAGCCGGAAGTTGGCGAGCTTGATGATGTTTATCTGTATACAGTTGATGATCTGCATGAAGTCATCGCCGAGAACCTCAAGAGTCGTCAAGGTGCGGCCCAGGCAGCGGAAGAGTTGGTTTCGAGCGGTGCTGACGACTTTATGCAGCGCCTGCGAGAGCTGTCCGCTGTCGATGTGCTTAAAGCGTATCGCCAGCAGGCTGAGCGCTTGCGCGATGATGAGTTAGCTAAAGCTCAGCGGATGTTGAGCAATGGTGCCGCCGCTGAGGATGTGCTGGCACTGCTGGCGCGTGGTCTGACCAATAAATTGCTGCATGCGCCTAGCGTGCAGATGAAAAAACTGTCGGCCGACGGGCGCATTGATGCCCTGGCTGTGGCACAAGAACTCTTTGCCCTCGATGAGGGCGCGTCATCCAACAAAGGCATGCAATGAAACCTTCGCTGCTCAATAAACTTGATTTGATGCAGGACCGCTTTGAGGAACTGACAGCATTGCTTGGCGATGCTGAAGTGATCAGCAATCAATCGCAATTTCGCGCCTATTCCAAGGAATATGCCGAGATCGAGCCGGTAAATAAAACCTTTAGCGAGTTTCGTAAAGTTCTGGCTGACCTCGAAAGCGCTCAGGCGCTGTTGAAAGACAGCGATCCGGATATGCGTGAAATGGCTGAAGAAGAAGTCGCCGAAGCCAAAGAGCAGCTGGTTAAGCTCGAAGGTGACTTGCAGCGCATGTTGCTGCCTAAAGACCCCAACGATGACCGTAACGTGTTCCTGGAAGTACGCGCGGGCACCGGTGGTGATGAAGCGGCGATCTTCTCCGGCGACCTGTTTCGCATGTATTCGCGTTATGCCGAACGTCGTGGCTGGCGGGTTGAGATTCTCTCCGCCAACGAAGGCGAGCACGGCGGTTACAAAGAAGTTATCGCGCGTATCGAAGGTGACAACGTATACAGCAAGCTCAAGTTCGAGTCGGGTGCGCACCGCGTGCAACGTGTCCCTGAGACTGAGTCCCAAGGCCGCGTGCATACCTCCGCCTGTACCGTTGCAGTGTTACCTGAGCCGGACGAGCAAGCTGAAATTAATATCAATCCTGCCGATTTGCGTGTGGATACCTATCGCTCATCAGGCGCGGGTGGTCAGCACGTCAACACCACCGACTCCGCAATTCGTATTACCCACATCCCGACGGGAACCGTGGTGGAGTGTCAGGAAGAACGTTCGCAACACAAGAACCGGGCCAAAGCCATGTCATGGTTGGCTGCCAAGCTGAAAGATCAGCAAGACGCCGCTGCGCACAAAGAGATTTCCGATACGCGTAAATTGCTGGTGGGTTCGGGCGACCGCTCTGAGCGTATTCGCACTTACAACTTCCCGCAGGGGCGGGTGACCGATCATCGTATCAATCTGACCTTATACTCGCTGGCTGAAGTCATGGCGGGCGGAGTTGATGCGGTAATTGAGCCACTGCTAGCCGAGTATCAAGCGGATCAGTTAGCTGCGCTGGGTGACTGATTCAACCCGCGCTCGTTGCCCGAGTCGCAGGCGATGGTTGTGAGTAACAGCACAGCCGCAGTCTGCGAGCGTTAACACCCACGGCTCGGCGCGCTACTCTATATGACCTTTGCCTAAGCCGACTTTTAACCCATGCCGACGATCCAAGCGCTACTCAGCAACACAGAGCTGCCGGACTCCCCAAGTGCCCGGTTAGATGTTGAGTTATTGCTGGCGCATGTGCTGGGTAAATCGCGCAGCTACTTGCATACGTGGGCCGATAAGGCCTTGAGCGATGAACAACTCGAACAGTTTGCAGCGGCAATCAAGCGGCGCCAAGCCGGCGAGCCGGTGGCTTATATACTTGGCCAGCAAGGTTTCTGGAGCCTTGAGCTGGAAGTCGCGCCGCATACTCTGATCCCTCGCCCCGACACTGAATTACTGGTTGAAACAGCATTGCAGTTGATCGCTGCAACGCCCGCCAGCGTGCTCGATTTAGGTACCGGCACCGGCGCAATCGCGCTTGCATTGGCATCAGAGCGCCCGGCATGGCGGGTCAGTGGCGTTGACCGGGTGCCGCAAGCGATTGAGTTGGCAGAGCGTAATCGCAGTCGCTTAAAGCTTGGGAATGCACAGTTCTTGCTCAGTCATTGGTTTGACGCGATCAGCGATCAGCGCTATCAGATGATTGTCAGTAACCCGCCGTATATCGCGGCGGGCGATCAACACCTGAGCCAAGGTGATGTACGTTTCGAGCCGAACAGCGCACTGGTTGCAGGTGATGATGGTCTCGACGATATTCGTTTGATCATTGAGCAAGCGCCACATCACCTCAACGCTCAAGGCTGGCTTTTGCTTGAGCATGGCTACGATCAAGCCGCAGCAGTGTGCGCGCTGTTGAGCGAGCGCGGATTTAACCAAGTTGAAAGTCGTCGCGACTTGGGCGGCCATCAACGCATCAGTATTGGACGTTTTGATCATGAGTGAACGCGCCGGTTTTTACGACGAGCTCAGCGACGAAGAGTTACTGCGCTACAGCCGACAGATTCTTGTTCAGCAGATAGATGTTGCCGGTCAATTACGCCTAAAAAATAGTCGGGTGCTGATCATCGGGGTTGGCGGGCTGGGTTCGCCGGTTGCGCTGTATCTGGCGGCGGCTGGCGTTGGCGAGCTGCATTTGGCCGACTTCGATACGGTTGATCTGAGCAACTTGCAGCGCCAGATCGCTCACGACAGCTTGAGTGTTGGTCAGGCCAAGGTTGACTCAGCCGCCGCGCGACTCAAGGCGATCAACCCGCTGATCAAGCTGCAATTACAGCGCACAGCCATGGATCAAGACTCACTGGGCAGCGCTGTGGCCGCAGTCGATGTGGTGCTTGATTGCTCGGATAATTTCACCACGCGAGAAGCGGTTAACGCCGCCTGTGTGGCCAACAAAATACCGCTGGTAAGTGGCGCCGCTATTCGCCTTGAAGGGCAGTTGTCGGTGTTTGATCCGCGCAACGACAGCAGTCCTTGTTACCACTGCCTGTACGGCCATGGTAGCGAAGCTGAATTAACCTGTAGTGAAGCCGGTGTGGTCGGTCCATTGGTTGGTTTGGTCGGTAGCCTGCAAGCGCTTGAGGCCTTGAAGCTGTTGGTGGGTTTTGGTGAGCCAATGGTTGGCCGCTTGTTACTGATAGATGCCCTGGGCTCGCGTTTCCGTGAGCTGCGGGTTAAGCGCGACCCCGCTTGCAGCGTCTGCTCAGGCACTGATCAACAGGTCGCGCATGAGTAAGTTGGCGATCAATAAAAATGCGCCTGTCGGGGTATTTGATTCAGGTGTCGGCGGGCTGTCTGTTTGGGCTGAGATTCGTCAGCTATTACCCAATGAATCATTGCTCTACGTCGCCGACAGCGCACATGTGCCCTATGGTGAGAAAAGCCCGGAATTCATTCGTCAGCGTTGCCGCGAAATTGCCCAGTTCTTGTTAGGTCAAGGCGCCAAGGCGTTGGTGCTGGCCTGCAATACCGCGACGGTTGCGGGGGCGGCTGATTTGCGCGAGCTCTATCCAGACCTACCTATTGTCGGCATGGAGCCTGCGGTCAAGCCGGCGGCAGCAACAACCCGTTCAGGTGTGGTCGGTGTGTTGGCAACTACCGGCACACTCAAGAGCGCAAAGTTTGCAGCCTTGCTTGATCGTTTTGCCGCCGATGTTCGGGTGGTGACCCAGCCGTGTCCTGGTTTGGTTGAGCAAATAGAAGCGGGTGATCTAAACGGCCCAGTCACTCGTGCTTTGCTTGAGCGTTATGTCGAGCCGTTATTGGCTGCGGGTTGCGACACGCTGATTTTGGGCTGCACTCATTATCCATTTATCAAGCCGTTACTTCGCGAGTTGGTCCCTATAGATGTCAACTTGATTGATACCGGAGCTGCTGTTGCTAAACAATTGCAACGTTTATTGATAGAGCGCAATTTACTTATTGGGCCTTCTGATGTTAAACAGCGTTTCTGGTGCAGTGCAGACCCGCAGAAAATGCAGGCGGTGTTGCCTGCACTTGGGATGGATAACGCTGAGGTTACTGCGTTTACATAAAAATATGTTGGCCTAGTGAGTAGGACTCACGTACACATAGGAAAAAGGAAGGTATGAAAAAAGTTATTACTTTGGTTGCAGCAGCCATTGTTGTGTCGGGGGGCGCTAGCAATGCGGCACAAGCTGCGGACTTTAGTTTTTCTGTAGGTCAAACCAGCGAATCAACTACAACCTACCGTTTTGGTACCCAGTTTGACTTCAATAAAAGCTGGCTACAAAGCGATGTTGGGCGCTTAACAGGTTACTGGGATGGTGCATACACGTACTGGGATGGTGATGACACTTCAAGCAATCACAGCATCTCGCTGGCTCCTGTGTTTGTTTACGAGTTCGCGGGTGAAAACTTTCGACCTTATGTCGAGGCCGGTATTGGCATCGCGTTTTTTTCCAGCACGGAAATTGAAAATAACGATTTGAGCACCTCGTTTCAGTTCGAAGACCGTATCGGTGCAGGCGTACGTTTTGCTAACCAGGAAGTTGGTATCAGGGCTATTCACTATTCCAACGCCGGGATCAAGAATCCTAACGATGGGGTTGAGTCCTATGCGTTGCATTACCGTCTGAGCTTCTAAACGGCTTTTAAATAACAACGCCGGCAATGGCCGGTGTTGTTTCAGCGGTATGTTGTTTTAGCGGTAAATAGTCGCCATGCCGCGCCGCTCTTCAATGCATTCCGCCGAGGCCATTTCAAACTCTCGGCAAATCAAGGGGCGGTTCTGATAAATGCTGCAGCGCATGCTGTCGCGGTCCAGCGCTGCGCACCAGCCGTCATCCAAGCGCAACATCACCTCACCACCCCAATCATCCGTGCTGATATAGCGCTCGGGAACGCCAGTGTCGGTGATCAACATGACTTCCAGCTGACAACAACATGCTGCGCAATTAGAGCAAGCCACCGCCTCAGCATCTGGCGTTTGTGGCTGCAATTGTGTCAGTGGTATCTGAGAAGAATCGGTCATGCGTGGCAGTGTACGTCAGCCAGAATATTTTGGTGGGCTAAGCCGATCGACGCATACGCACAGCTTGCTCGTACTGCACACGATAAAGTTTGGCAAACGCATGCAGCAGCGGCATTACCACTGCCCAGATCAGGGCCAGAAGGAGCATGCTGGGTACAATGCCGAGCGGTAAGCGCACGTCAGCGATCTGCGCGCCCGCGTAGTACGACAAAGGCCCTGCAATTGCGCCCAGCAGGCTGGCACGCCACCAGGGTTTAGCTGTCCATGCCAGGCAATGGTTAAGCGTGCTGGCGAGCAATATCCAGAGCAGCGCTAGCCACAGCGGAATCAACGTGCGCGGCTCGGAAAACTCAAACACACCGATGTTGAGCAAAAAGCTGTCGAGTGCGCTGCCCGCACAGAAAACACTGATTAACAGTTTGCCTTCTGCTGCCCAACTACTGACCCAGAAAAAATGCACCGCCAAAATGCCCACCACAAGCAGTAACCATAAGCTGTCGCCGGTGAGTACACAGGTTAGCCAGCCAAGTTGAAAGAGTAGGGCGTTGACGATCAGTTTAGGCATTAAAGCGTCCAAGTAAGGGAGCTGGTTGCGCAGCAGGTTTTGCCAGCAGTAATTGTGCGGTACCGATGGTGCGCTCGATAAAGCCACCCTCGCAATAGCACAGGTAAAACTCCCACATACGATAGAAGTACTCATCGTAGCCGAGCTGTTCCAAATCATGCCGCGCCTGATGCAAGTTTTCGTGCCAAAGACGCAGTGTGCGTGCGTAGTGCTGACCGAAGTCTTCCATGTGGTGCAGGTTCATATCGGTCTGGTCGGTAATGATATCGAGCATCGTGGTGATTGAGGACAGCGCACCACCGGGAAAAATGTAACGTTGAATGAAATCGACGCTGGCTTTGGCTTGCTTATAGCGTTGGTCGCGGATGGTGATTGCTTGCAGCAGCATCAACCCGTTGGGTTTGAGCAGATTGGCACACTGTTGAAAGTAGTGGCTGAGAAAGCGGTGACCGACAGCTTCAATCATTTCAATCGACACCAGTATGTCGTAGGTGCCTTGCAGGTTGCGATAGTCTTCCAGCAGCAAGGTGATGCGATCTTCCAAGCCTTGCTTCTCAATACGTCGCTTGGTGTAATCGAATTGCTCTTTGGACAACGTGGTGGTGACTTTGCAGCCGTAATGGGTCGCGGCATTTTATATCTCAAGGTTATCTTTGTTCAGCGCAGCAAAGTTACTGGCGAACGTGCGCAGGAAATCGCTCATAAGTAGAACTCTTCAGTCGTTTTGGGCAAGTCCCTGAAAGCATTGATTGCCCGTTCACGGCTGCTTTTCAAATCAACCATCGGGCTTGGGTAATTGGCTACGCCAAACAATCCGCCGAGTGCAGATGGATCATGGATTTGTTTGCTGCTCAGCCCGTCTAACTCGGGCAGCCATTGACGAATAAATTGCCCGTCGGGGTCGAAGCGCTGTGACTGGCTGACCGGGTTGAATATGCGGAAATACGGCGCTGCGTCGGTGCCTGTTGATGCGCTCCATTGCCAACCACCATTATTCGCCGCGAGGTCGCCATCAATCAGGTGGCGCATGAAGAAACGCTCGCCTTCGCGCCAGTCAATCAACAGGTTTTTGGTCAGGAACATAGCCACAACCATGCGCAGCCGGTTGTGCATCCAGCCGGTGTTGAGCAACTGACGAATCGCTGCGTCGATGATCGGAATACCGCTGCGACCTTGTTGCCACGCCTCTAAGTCTGCGGGCGCGTTGCGCCATTTCATCGTGTCAGTTTCAATCCGAAATGCGCGGTGCTTCGAGACTCGCGGGTAACCCACCAATATGTGTTTGTAGAACTCGCGCCACAGCAGCTCGTTGATCCACGTCGTCGCTCCGGCATTGCCGCTGTCTAACTCGCCGCGATTAAAGCCAAGTGCGCCGTGCAGGCATTGACGTGGCGAAATTACCCCCGCTGCGAGATAGGCAGACAATTGGCTGGTGCCGGGTTTGGCCGGAATATCACGCTGCGCTTGGTAGTCGGCAATGGACTCATCAGCAAACTCCGCTAGGCGCCTCATTGCTTCATCTTCACCGGCAGGCCAAAGCTGTTGCAGTTCTTTGGTCGGCATTGCGAAGCCGTCGACCTGCGTTGGCACGTGATCCGCCTGTATCGGCAAGGGCGATTGCGCGTCAGGCTTGGCGATCCGCTGCGGAACATGGTCGTGCAGACGCTGGTAACAAACCTTGCGAAACTGGCTGAAAACCTGAAAGTAGGTGCCGGTTTTAGTCAGCACGCTGCCCGGTTGGAAAAACAGCTGGTCCAGGTGGCTGTGTAGATTTACCCCTTGATCGTCCAGCGTGAGCGCAACCTGACTGTCGCGCTGGCTTTCATTGAAACCATACTCTTGGTTGAGGTGTACGTCGGCGATCTCGAGTTGCTGACACAGTTTGCCAATCACCCCGGCCGCTTGATCCCAGCGCTCGGCACTAC
Proteins encoded:
- the lolB gene encoding lipoprotein insertase outer membrane protein LolB; the encoded protein is MRLRHLIACSVLAVLTGCAGLTSHESVEGQGNQAAWQAHKEQLTALDAWQISGKIGIRAPKDSGSATLFWLQRQDYFDIRLSGPLGGGAARLTGRPGEVLLEVANKGRYKAESPEALLQEQLRMNLPVSHLLWWVRGLPAPDTKSNVTLDTDSRLSQLSQDGWQVEYLSYVEQNGYWLPERIKLHGQDLQVTIVVKDWQPRQLGQ
- the prfA gene encoding peptide chain release factor 1 translates to MKPSLLNKLDLMQDRFEELTALLGDAEVISNQSQFRAYSKEYAEIEPVNKTFSEFRKVLADLESAQALLKDSDPDMREMAEEEVAEAKEQLVKLEGDLQRMLLPKDPNDDRNVFLEVRAGTGGDEAAIFSGDLFRMYSRYAERRGWRVEILSANEGEHGGYKEVIARIEGDNVYSKLKFESGAHRVQRVPETESQGRVHTSACTVAVLPEPDEQAEININPADLRVDTYRSSGAGGQHVNTTDSAIRITHIPTGTVVECQEERSQHKNRAKAMSWLAAKLKDQQDAAAHKEISDTRKLLVGSGDRSERIRTYNFPQGRVTDHRINLTLYSLAEVMAGGVDAVIEPLLAEYQADQLAALGD
- a CDS encoding tetratricopeptide repeat protein, whose protein sequence is MNRSLALLTAMAFLGGCQTFNTSTDGSPPVEDATATEQAAKPEVYGSFSKDTLLALLTAEMAGQRNRFDIALGNYVQQANATQDAGVAERGFRIAEYLGADQSALDTALIWAKNAPDSIEAQRAAAVQLARAGRYDESMTYMEKVLQRQGDTHFDFLALSAAETDPDSRAGLLQSFDRLLTKYPENGQLIFGKALLMQEDGRPEEALELLESHPAKTDDVAPLLLHARLLTSLQRGDEALPLLEDGIRKHPDDKRLRLTYARSLVEQGRMEDAKGEFSSLVQQFPEDDDLRFSLALVCLEAEAWREAIVYLDELVERGSHVDAAHYNLARAYEELDEPDSALIEYSLVGPGNDYLPAQARQTEILFSSGRTSEGSAKLRAARGAEPDYAIQLYLIEAEALANNKQEDMAWQVIHQGLEQFPDDLNLLYTRAMLAEDRDDLDQLETDLRFILERDPENTMALNALGYTLADRTTRYQEADELIDKAYRLSPNDPAILDSKGWINYRLGKLDEAERFLRKALADYPDHEVAAHLGEVLWVQGNQSKAREVWTTALEKQPDSEILRSTIKRLTGAEKP
- a CDS encoding ribose-phosphate pyrophosphokinase; this encodes MSKMMVFTGNANPDLARRIVRQLHIPLGDASVGKFSDGEISIEINENVRGKDVFLIQPTCAPTNDNLMELVVMADAFRRSSATRITAVIPYFGYARQDRRPRSARVAISAKVVADMLTVVGIDRVLTVDLHADQIQGFFDIPVDNIYGSPVLVDDIEDQRFENLMIVSPDIGGVVRARAVAKSLGVDLAIIDKRREKANHSEVMHIIGDVEGRTCILVDDMVDTAGTLCHGAKALKEHGAAKVFAYATHAVLSGRAIENLENSVLDELVVTNTIPLSAAAQSCSRIRQLDIGPIVAEAVRRISNEESISAMFR
- the ispE gene encoding 4-(cytidine 5'-diphospho)-2-C-methyl-D-erythritol kinase; its protein translation is MIARHHATAVPDHSGARLTLPAPAKLNLMLHILGRRADGYHELQTLFQFLDFGDELSFAPRDDGEIRLHTEITGVPHDSNLIVRAARMLQKHGNGAHGADIWLSKNLPMGGGIGGGSSDAATTLLGLNRLWQLNCGLDELANIGLTLGADVPVFVRGHAAFAEGIGEKLTPIELPEPWFLVAIPQVLVPTVEIFSDAELTRDSPPIKVRSLLEGGGRNDCQPVVEKRYPEVRNALILLNKFVPARLTGTGACVFGSFPNEVDAGKVARQLPATLPSFVAQGRNISMLHRALQELDRK
- the prmC gene encoding peptide chain release factor N(5)-glutamine methyltransferase; translation: MPTIQALLSNTELPDSPSARLDVELLLAHVLGKSRSYLHTWADKALSDEQLEQFAAAIKRRQAGEPVAYILGQQGFWSLELEVAPHTLIPRPDTELLVETALQLIAATPASVLDLGTGTGAIALALASERPAWRVSGVDRVPQAIELAERNRSRLKLGNAQFLLSHWFDAISDQRYQMIVSNPPYIAAGDQHLSQGDVRFEPNSALVAGDDGLDDIRLIIEQAPHHLNAQGWLLLEHGYDQAAAVCALLSERGFNQVESRRDLGGHQRISIGRFDHE
- the hemA gene encoding glutamyl-tRNA reductase; the protein is MAFIALGINHKTASVDVRERVAFTPEQVVEALQLLCRDTASREAAILSTCNRSELYIEQDTLTSEAVLQWLAKYHNLNFEDLRACAYIHENDAAVRHMMRVASGLDSMVLGEPQILGQMKSAFAVAREAGTMGPLLGRLFQATFSTAKQVRTDTTIGENPVSVAFAAVSLAKQIFSDLNQSQALLIGAGETISLVARHLHDQGVKRIVVANRTLERASTLAEQFGAHAVLLSDISQELAKSDIVISSTASQLPILGKGAVESALKQRKHKPIFMVDIAVPRDIEPEVGELDDVYLYTVDDLHEVIAENLKSRQGAAQAAEELVSSGADDFMQRLRELSAVDVLKAYRQQAERLRDDELAKAQRMLSNGAAAEDVLALLARGLTNKLLHAPSVQMKKLSADGRIDALAVAQELFALDEGASSNKGMQ